One Nocardia iowensis DNA window includes the following coding sequences:
- a CDS encoding helix-turn-helix transcriptional regulator produces the protein MTETAARLLQLLSLLQTRREWTGPELAERLGVTVRTVRRDIDRLRELEYPVHASLGSVGGYRLEAGTALPPLLLDDEEAVAITLGLRSAAQGSVAGIEESAARALVKLQQVLPTRLRGRVDAVDSATVSLGGPAAGPRVDPETLVVLAAAARDGERIRFRYRDKGDAESRRFAEPHSLVAAGRRWYLVAWDVDRADWRTFRVDRIEAPFPTGVRCAPRDLPADDAAAFVTAQLARSRPARSVVFLVHTSAEQLAETFRVRPEEVEPIDDRSCLIRTSADSLEWTAIRIAHLGVEFEVREPPEMQRMLRDLGAKLLRAAGDPQ, from the coding sequence GTGACCGAGACCGCCGCGCGACTGCTCCAATTGCTGTCGCTGCTACAGACCAGACGCGAATGGACCGGCCCTGAGCTGGCCGAACGCCTCGGCGTGACGGTGCGCACGGTGCGTCGCGACATCGACCGATTGCGTGAGCTGGAGTACCCCGTGCACGCCAGCCTCGGCTCGGTCGGCGGCTACCGGCTGGAGGCGGGGACCGCGCTGCCGCCGCTGCTGCTCGACGACGAGGAGGCCGTGGCGATCACCCTGGGTTTGCGCAGCGCCGCCCAGGGCTCGGTGGCGGGTATCGAGGAGTCGGCGGCCCGGGCTCTGGTCAAGCTCCAGCAGGTGCTGCCGACCCGGCTGCGCGGACGGGTGGACGCGGTCGATTCGGCGACCGTCTCGCTCGGTGGTCCGGCCGCCGGTCCGCGGGTCGATCCGGAGACGCTGGTCGTCCTGGCCGCCGCTGCCCGCGACGGTGAGCGAATACGCTTCCGCTATCGCGACAAGGGCGATGCGGAGAGCAGGCGATTCGCCGAGCCGCACAGTCTCGTCGCCGCGGGTCGCCGTTGGTATCTGGTCGCCTGGGATGTGGACCGTGCGGACTGGCGTACCTTCCGGGTAGACCGGATCGAGGCGCCGTTCCCGACGGGAGTGCGTTGTGCGCCAAGGGATTTGCCCGCTGACGACGCCGCCGCGTTCGTCACCGCTCAGCTGGCCCGCTCCCGTCCCGCGCGCAGCGTGGTCTTCCTCGTGCACACTTCGGCCGAGCAACTGGCCGAAACCTTCCGAGTGCGACCGGAAGAGGTCGAGCCGATCGACGACCGCAGCTGCCTGATCCGCACCAGCGCCGACTCACTGGAATGGACCGCTATCCGAATCGCCCATCTCGGCGTGGAGTTCGAGGTCCGCGAACCGCCGGAGATGCAGCGCATGTTGCGTGACCTCGGCGCTAAACTCCTTCGCGCGGCGGGGGATCCGCAGTAG